A DNA window from Chryseobacterium sp. MEBOG06 contains the following coding sequences:
- a CDS encoding CorA family divalent cation transporter: MPIDTIYRSSQCEWVDVEAPTAEDLKFLHERYEINNLLLEDTIDPNHLPKYEEDGNVKFFLLRESTELERKNLNTISDISTKIGIFLVGKTIITIHRMKTRSISETKKKLSVLKEEATPQKVALMIAILIMKSFDDESLSLMETMDNIENEIFLKNTNHTSQIRRLYKLKRKSGLNSRVLVISTDAIDKFKLLDLQDSEIVDLKDKHKDVVADFDHLNIQITNLISMFLALSDQKANQVMKVLAIYSVYFLPITFIAGVYGMNFENMPELHHKHGYFITLGVMATVVISTFIYVRRRQW; encoded by the coding sequence ATGCCAATTGATACAATATACAGAAGCTCCCAGTGTGAATGGGTAGATGTGGAGGCTCCTACAGCAGAAGACCTGAAATTTCTTCATGAGAGATACGAAATCAACAATCTCCTTCTTGAAGATACCATAGACCCCAATCACCTTCCAAAATATGAAGAAGATGGGAATGTGAAATTCTTCCTTCTCCGTGAAAGTACCGAGCTGGAAAGAAAAAATCTCAATACCATCAGTGATATCAGCACCAAAATAGGAATTTTCCTAGTGGGTAAAACCATTATCACCATCCACAGGATGAAAACCCGAAGCATTTCTGAAACGAAAAAGAAACTCTCTGTGCTGAAGGAAGAAGCAACCCCTCAAAAAGTAGCTTTAATGATCGCTATCCTCATTATGAAAAGTTTTGATGATGAGTCGCTAAGCCTAATGGAAACTATGGATAATATTGAAAATGAAATTTTCCTTAAAAATACCAATCACACAAGCCAGATCAGACGTCTTTATAAACTAAAACGAAAGTCCGGGCTGAATTCAAGGGTATTGGTTATTTCCACAGATGCTATTGATAAGTTCAAACTTCTGGACCTTCAGGATTCCGAAATTGTCGATTTAAAGGATAAGCATAAAGACGTAGTGGCCGATTTTGATCATTTAAATATTCAGATTACCAACCTTATTTCAATGTTTCTGGCACTTTCAGATCAAAAGGCCAACCAGGTTATGAAGGTTCTTGCCATCTATTCGGTTTATTTCTTACCGATCACTTTTATTGCAGGGGTTTATGGTATGAACTTTGAAAATATGCCCGAGCTTCATCATAAACATGGCTATTTTATAACATTAGGAGTAATGGCAACGGTTGTGATCAGTACTTTTATCTACGTAAGGCGCAGACAATGGTAA
- a CDS encoding patatin-like phospholipase family protein — MKTEDLNKILEDDSLSEASKEKLAALHLNISSKEFSDLLDANGNQYIEFVQEGGGVWGSALVGYLYGLETFGIRFLKIAGTSAGAINTVLIAACKTKEEPKSELIKEILFNWDFSDFMDGKTYVKTTLHAILNNKNFFKINAIIAVAFFVILISIPFVTHSETILNAKLMFLIPLVPAIMLFFCIQKLYNNFRKENSGLNPGNTFQNTMKSALEGFGIDTVASLNEKFIRKEWDLNLSYRYGNGQEYYTMALQSIEKIKTKNQEHIDQTRYRIFYESAVNNDYYKNNPFYLLRSEYIVITTDINAKIKVELPTMANLYWSEEELKHISPADFVRASMSVPFFFEPFQKVINKEEDSVKYAWRYWMNTKQNEINPVGIFIDGGSISNFPIDLFHADEVFYPRLPLFGVQLTNDSDLLSEKGKTSEEILKSPFSYAGNIISTLKGFNDKTFLTKHTFYRLYSIQTVNCGTSSWLNFFMKKEEKEELFNKGFQAALDFLNQFDWEKYKYERMMLSMKEKKILKEEDTPTVG, encoded by the coding sequence ATGAAAACTGAGGATCTTAATAAAATTCTGGAAGATGATTCCCTTTCTGAGGCTTCTAAAGAAAAGCTTGCTGCTTTGCATCTCAACATCTCCTCCAAAGAGTTCTCTGATCTTTTGGATGCAAATGGTAATCAGTATATAGAATTTGTACAGGAAGGAGGAGGTGTCTGGGGAAGTGCACTGGTAGGTTATCTTTATGGTTTAGAAACCTTTGGAATCCGTTTTTTGAAAATTGCAGGAACCAGTGCCGGAGCTATTAATACGGTGCTTATAGCAGCCTGTAAAACCAAAGAGGAGCCGAAAAGCGAATTAATTAAAGAGATTCTTTTCAATTGGGATTTTTCGGATTTTATGGATGGGAAAACCTATGTAAAAACTACTCTTCATGCGATACTGAATAATAAAAATTTCTTTAAAATCAATGCTATTATAGCTGTAGCATTTTTTGTTATCCTTATCAGTATTCCTTTTGTCACTCATTCAGAAACTATTCTGAATGCCAAACTGATGTTTTTAATTCCGTTGGTTCCGGCTATTATGCTCTTTTTCTGCATTCAAAAACTATACAACAATTTCAGAAAAGAGAACAGCGGGCTCAATCCCGGAAATACTTTTCAGAACACCATGAAAAGTGCACTGGAAGGCTTTGGAATAGACACCGTTGCCAGCCTTAACGAAAAATTCATTCGGAAAGAATGGGATCTGAACCTCAGCTACCGATATGGAAACGGTCAGGAATATTATACAATGGCTCTGCAAAGCATAGAAAAGATAAAAACTAAAAACCAGGAGCATATTGACCAGACGAGATATAGGATTTTCTACGAAAGTGCTGTCAATAATGATTACTACAAAAACAATCCATTTTATCTTCTCCGATCTGAGTACATTGTTATTACAACCGACATCAATGCTAAAATAAAAGTGGAACTTCCCACAATGGCCAATCTGTACTGGTCTGAAGAGGAGCTGAAACATATCAGCCCGGCAGATTTTGTAAGAGCTTCCATGTCTGTTCCTTTTTTCTTTGAACCCTTTCAAAAAGTGATCAATAAAGAAGAAGATTCTGTAAAATATGCATGGAGATACTGGATGAATACAAAACAAAATGAGATCAACCCCGTGGGAATCTTCATTGATGGCGGAAGCATTTCGAATTTTCCTATTGATCTTTTTCATGCGGATGAAGTTTTCTATCCCAGGTTACCTCTTTTCGGGGTACAGCTTACCAATGATTCTGATCTGCTTTCTGAAAAAGGAAAAACAAGTGAAGAAATCCTAAAAAGTCCTTTTAGCTATGCCGGAAACATCATCAGTACTTTAAAAGGATTCAATGATAAAACGTTCCTTACCAAGCATACATTCTACAGGTTGTACAGCATACAGACCGTCAACTGTGGTACCAGCAGCTGGCTGAATTTCTTTATGAAAAAAGAAGAGAAGGAAGAACTTTTCAACAAAGGGTTTCAGGCGGCCCTTGACTTTCTCAATCAATTTGACTGGGAAAAATATAAGTATGAGCGAATGATGCTTTCTATGAAAGAGAAAAAAATACTTAAGGAAGAGGATACCCCAACGGTGGGATAA